The stretch of DNA GCACCCATGCGCGCCGCGCCCGATTCGCTCGAAGGCCAACTCGACTTCATCCGCAAGAAATGGGGCCACATCCTTCCATCGGGCCTCGTCGATCGGCTGTTGAAAATTCAGGACATCCTCGGCGAGGAATACAAGCATCGTGGCGGCTTCGTTCCCGGCGGCATGGTCGAGGTCATGCGCTTTGGCGCGCGTCCGGGCGAAGGCGCGGACGTCTATCCCGAGTTCGAGCGCTTTTCCGCGGACGCGGACTGGATGTCGAACGTCGTCATGATCGCCAAGAGCGCGTACGTGTGGCTCGACCAGTTGTCGAAGAAATACAAGCGGCACATTCACCGGCTCGATCAGATTCCGGAGGAAGAACTCGATCGATTGGCGCGATGGGGTTTCAACGGGTTGTGGTTGATTGGTCTGTGGGAACGCTCCGAAGCGTCGGCGACCATCAAGCGAATCATGGGCAATCCGGACGCAGTGTCGTCGGCGTACTCGCTATTCGATTATGACATCGCGCACGACCTCGGCGGGGAGGAAGCCTACGCGAATTTGCGCGAACGCGCGCGCGCGCGCGGCATTCGACTGGCGAGCGATATGGTGCCGAATCACATGGGCATGTTCTCGCGGTGGGTGATCGAGCATCCGCATTGGTTCATTCAGTTGCCCCACCCGCCATACCCGAATTACTCGTTCAACGGCCCAAACCTGTCGCACGATCCGCGCGTAGGACTGTATATCGAAGACGGATACTGGACGCATCGCGACGCGGCGGTCGTGTTCAAGCGCGTCGACCATCACACCGGCGAAACGCGCTACATCTACCACGGCAACGATGGCACGAGTATGCCGTGGAACGATACGGCGCAACTGAACTATCTGATGCCGGAAGTGCGCGAAGCGGTGATCCAGACGATCCTGCACGTCGCAAGGAAGTTCCCAATCATCCGGTTCGATGCGGCGATGACGCTTGCCAAGAAACATTTTCAGCGCCTGTGGTACCCGAAGCTGGGCGACGCCGGCGCGATTCCGTCACGCGCCGAGCATGGCATGAGCCGCCACGAGTTCGATCGCGCGATGCCGGAGGAATTCTGGCGCGAAGTCGTCGACCGCGTGGCGCGCGAGGTTCCGGATACGCTGCTCCTCGCCGAAGCGTTTTGGCTCATGGAGGGCTACTTCGTCCGCACGCTGGGCATGCACCGCGTGTACAACAGCGCGTTCATGAACATGCTGAAAATGGAGCAAAACGCAAATTACCGCGCGACTGTGCGAAACGTGCTCGAGTTCAGTCCCGAAATTCTCAAACGGTTCGTGAATTTCATGAACAATCCGGACGAACGCACTGCTGTCGAGCAATTTGGCAAGGGCGACAAGTACATCGGGTGCTGCCTGCTGATGATCACGATGCCGGGCCTGCCGATGTTCGGGCACGGCCAAATCGAGGGCTACACCGAAAAATACGGCATGGAATACCGCCGCGCGTACTGGGACGAACACGTGGACGAAGACCTCGTCCGCCGGCACGAACGCGAACTTTTTCCGCTCATGCATAAGCGATACCTATTCAGCGGGGTCGAGCACTTCGCCTTCTATGATTTCCACACGCCGCACGGACACGTGGACGAGAACGTGTTCGCGTACTCGAACCGTGCCGGCGGCGAGCGATCGCTGATCTTTTACAACAACGCCTACAGCACGACAGCGGGATGGATCAAGCAATCGACCGGGCTCAACACCGGCCGGGGCGACGAGGGCCGAATTATCTCGAAGTCGCTCTCCGAATCTCTTGGGCTGCGCCGGGAAGATAATCTTTACTATGCGTTTCGCGATCACCGGGACGGGCTCGAGTACATTCGGCACTCGAAGCAACTCTGCGACGAGGGCATGTTTGTGAACCTGCACGGATATCAATGGCACGCGTTCATCGATTGGCGCGAAATTGTCGATACCGACGGTTCCTGGGGCGACCTCGCGTGGCATCTCGAAGGCCGCGGTGTCGGAGACCTTGGGTACGAGCGACGCGCACGTGAACTCGCCCCTGTGCTGAACTCGTTCAACGCGTACTTCAACGACGGTCAATTGAAATCGTTGTTGGCTACGGCAGCGCCGGATACGGCCGAGACGCAACGCGCCGGCGCAATGCGCCGGCCCTTGGAGGATTTTCTGCGCGAACTCGGCGCGCGAACTCGCATCCACGATGATGCCGGCGAACTGCTCATGCCTTCGGTACATAGCATTCAATATTGGCGCCGCCAGATTGCTGAACACCGGAAACACGCCGGCGCCGGCGAGGAAACGACTGTCGACGTTACGCGCTGGGTCCTCCCGATGGCGTATGCGCTGCTGAAACCCGTAAGTGTTGCGGTCGCGCGCGGCGGCGATTTGCACGACGGCGCAGCCTGGCTTGATTCGTGGCTTGTTTCCCGAAACGTCTTGTCGACCTTGGCCGAAGTATTGGGAGACCAATGGAAAGGCGAGTTGGCCTTCCGCGCATTGCGCGTGGCGCTGCGT from Candidatus Hydrogenedentota bacterium encodes:
- a CDS encoding alpha-amylase encodes the protein MEYQRSTYFPFGFALRGDVWRRYNVGELAGTGEQDNKPIDTRSVRLFAQRVNDDHGAHAESAPPLGAGQLLTLGVLTEILRYLIDYYCVRQVPGAMQSAFAFTKSREGGPVVDEPPPVFVEEFPPQRVQLGNVRPAEFLASTEEDRPARELTAREMVLLSLSMSNPAMRAFFPLFADDSLRARAPYVPLVVNIEQFFNGQPELDLLGEPLFECLRAPMRAAPDSLEGQLDFIRKKWGHILPSGLVDRLLKIQDILGEEYKHRGGFVPGGMVEVMRFGARPGEGADVYPEFERFSADADWMSNVVMIAKSAYVWLDQLSKKYKRHIHRLDQIPEEELDRLARWGFNGLWLIGLWERSEASATIKRIMGNPDAVSSAYSLFDYDIAHDLGGEEAYANLRERARARGIRLASDMVPNHMGMFSRWVIEHPHWFIQLPHPPYPNYSFNGPNLSHDPRVGLYIEDGYWTHRDAAVVFKRVDHHTGETRYIYHGNDGTSMPWNDTAQLNYLMPEVREAVIQTILHVARKFPIIRFDAAMTLAKKHFQRLWYPKLGDAGAIPSRAEHGMSRHEFDRAMPEEFWREVVDRVAREVPDTLLLAEAFWLMEGYFVRTLGMHRVYNSAFMNMLKMEQNANYRATVRNVLEFSPEILKRFVNFMNNPDERTAVEQFGKGDKYIGCCLLMITMPGLPMFGHGQIEGYTEKYGMEYRRAYWDEHVDEDLVRRHERELFPLMHKRYLFSGVEHFAFYDFHTPHGHVDENVFAYSNRAGGERSLIFYNNAYSTTAGWIKQSTGLNTGRGDEGRIISKSLSESLGLRREDNLYYAFRDHRDGLEYIRHSKQLCDEGMFVNLHGYQWHAFIDWREIVDTDGSWGDLAWHLEGRGVGDLGYERRARELAPVLNSFNAYFNDGQLKSLLATAAPDTAETQRAGAMRRPLEDFLRELGARTRIHDDAGELLMPSVHSIQYWRRQIAEHRKHAGAGEETTVDVTRWVLPMAYALLKPVSVAVARGGDLHDGAAWLDSWLVSRNVLSTLAEVLGDQWKGELAFRALRVALRFAEHGLHRVDAPPALLSQFQHMLDDPDAQQFLMFNEHEGVVYFNREQLEDLLRAFGDVRAPAFERIHHAEARGVALEEERAARQALLDAAAFGGYRVERLREFIDEQIEDGEV